A stretch of the Actinoalloteichus fjordicus genome encodes the following:
- a CDS encoding DUF397 domain-containing protein, whose amino-acid sequence MSGWRTSARSAKQGNCIEIGQASGLVGIRDTKNRDGGTLVVDRAAFGALLASIRADRLR is encoded by the coding sequence ATGAGTGGGTGGAGAACGTCGGCACGGTCGGCGAAACAAGGCAACTGCATTGAGATCGGCCAGGCCTCAGGCTTGGTCGGCATCCGGGACACGAAGAACCGGGACGGCGGCACCCTCGTGGTCGACCGGGCGGCCTTCGGCGCCTTACTCGCGTCGATCCGGGCCGACCGGCTCCGCTGA
- a CDS encoding DUF397 domain-containing protein, translated as MTVLHGWRKSSRSGQQSSCVEVGYAPGVVGIRDTKNRDGGTLVVDRAAFGVFVASIRADRLR; from the coding sequence ATGACGGTACTGCACGGCTGGCGGAAGAGCAGCCGGTCTGGTCAGCAGAGCTCCTGCGTCGAAGTCGGCTACGCGCCTGGTGTGGTCGGCATCCGGGACACGAAGAACCGGGACGGCGGCACCCTCGTGGTTGACCGGGCGGCCTTCGGCGTCTTCGTCGCGTCGATCCGGGCCGACCGGCTCCGTTGA
- a CDS encoding C45 family peptidase produces MDELVYRSTDARLTVRHVRLSGTNEQIGESLGDIARSRYGVSAQDLLLPEELVASRREWASRHYPELLVRGAGIARSFGLDPSDPRVDALGVGYNVQLPVPPQVMGCSVVATPTTDAGLVVQRNFDFGFLSLPEMILGPGAPEAPAMLSEPYLMEVHPTDGGMSALFMCAFDLCNGVIDGINEAGLVVSMMQLIDQTSPVFAPPAVGPGLNEFEVLRFILDRCRTVQDAQRVFEEQQPYLSWLPCHYVIADAGGAVMLAEPGDDNVMQIRMARGEPMCSTNHSLLRPLPDSAQNDPEVRGSLDRLNLMETDLIVEPAGSFTSEHLASVAEKVAVSTLRPEDGSVLGGTLWSSSYRPEERTLSIRYWSGPGEPGGCPDFSPEMHFELASAT; encoded by the coding sequence ATGGATGAGCTGGTGTACCGCTCGACAGATGCGCGTTTGACCGTACGTCACGTGCGTCTGTCCGGGACCAACGAGCAGATCGGCGAATCGCTTGGCGACATTGCTCGCTCACGATATGGAGTATCGGCGCAGGACCTACTGCTGCCTGAGGAATTAGTCGCCAGTCGGCGCGAGTGGGCATCCCGCCATTATCCGGAGCTGCTGGTGCGCGGCGCGGGGATCGCCCGCTCCTTCGGTCTGGACCCATCGGACCCACGGGTCGATGCACTCGGCGTGGGATACAACGTGCAGTTGCCAGTGCCCCCGCAGGTGATGGGCTGTTCGGTGGTCGCCACTCCGACGACAGATGCCGGCCTCGTGGTGCAGCGCAATTTCGATTTCGGTTTTCTCTCGCTACCGGAGATGATTCTCGGTCCGGGTGCCCCGGAAGCACCTGCCATGCTGAGTGAGCCTTACCTGATGGAGGTTCACCCGACTGACGGAGGAATGAGTGCACTGTTCATGTGCGCCTTCGATCTCTGTAACGGAGTGATCGACGGCATCAACGAAGCCGGCCTCGTGGTCTCGATGATGCAGCTTATCGACCAGACTAGTCCGGTCTTCGCGCCTCCTGCCGTCGGGCCGGGATTAAACGAGTTCGAGGTGCTTCGCTTCATTCTCGATCGCTGTCGCACCGTCCAGGATGCCCAGCGGGTATTCGAAGAGCAGCAGCCATACTTGTCCTGGTTGCCCTGCCATTACGTCATCGCCGACGCCGGGGGTGCCGTGATGTTGGCCGAGCCCGGCGACGACAATGTGATGCAGATCCGGATGGCGCGGGGCGAACCGATGTGCTCGACCAATCACAGCCTGCTCCGGCCGTTGCCGGACTCGGCGCAGAACGACCCGGAGGTCCGTGGTTCGCTTGATCGGCTGAACCTGATGGAGACCGACCTGATTGTTGAACCCGCCGGATCATTCACCTCCGAGCACCTTGCCTCCGTTGCGGAGAAGGTCGCAGTGAGTACGCTACGGCCAGAAGACGGGTCGGTACTCGGCGGCACGCTCTGGTCGTCGTCGTATCGACCCGAAGAACGTACTCTGTCTATTCGATACTGGTCGGGGCCAGGGGAACCCGGCGGCTGCCCGGACTTCTCCCCCGAGATGCACTTCGAACTCGCCTCTGCAACGTGA
- the wecB gene encoding non-hydrolyzing UDP-N-acetylglucosamine 2-epimerase produces MTASDRSVRIAVVVGTRPEAIKLGPVAELLGSEALVVHTGQHFSAGMAGQITPDIVLDAHVDRDISRGHQLGDLVTALDQVLTLHEPDAVLVQGDTTSALAGALAANATSTPLVHLEAGLRSFDRAMPEEHHRVLIDHLADLCCAPNSLARDNLLAERIVPERIEITGNTIVEAVATALPDAQKQAHILSGLRLTPGRFVLATIHRPENADNPVNLAAILRQLVASPMPVVFPQHPRTRRNIRTFGLDHLACQLRRTEPLDYPVLLALIRHAAGLVTDSGGIQEEATILKRPILIIRCSNERPEVEHAFGSRMLPCDERISQTLVTWIRNAPAINARLASLPTPFGDGTASSRAVQAVRSRFGHGNHQHATEVREA; encoded by the coding sequence GTGACCGCCAGCGATCGTTCTGTGCGCATTGCCGTCGTCGTGGGCACCCGCCCCGAAGCCATCAAGCTCGGCCCGGTCGCCGAACTCCTCGGTAGCGAGGCACTCGTCGTGCACACTGGCCAGCACTTCAGCGCTGGCATGGCCGGGCAGATCACACCGGACATCGTGCTCGACGCCCACGTCGACCGCGACATCAGCCGTGGCCACCAGCTCGGCGACCTGGTGACCGCTCTCGATCAGGTCCTCACTCTGCACGAACCGGACGCTGTGCTCGTGCAGGGAGACACCACGTCGGCGCTGGCCGGAGCGCTAGCCGCGAATGCCACCAGCACGCCGCTCGTGCATCTTGAAGCCGGTCTGCGCAGCTTTGACCGCGCAATGCCCGAAGAACACCACCGCGTGCTCATCGACCACCTCGCCGACCTGTGCTGCGCCCCGAACTCACTCGCCAGGGACAACCTCTTAGCCGAACGCATTGTCCCGGAGCGCATTGAGATTACTGGCAACACCATCGTCGAGGCTGTTGCCACCGCACTGCCGGACGCACAGAAACAGGCACACATCCTCTCCGGTCTCCGACTGACGCCCGGCAGGTTCGTGCTGGCGACCATCCACCGACCAGAAAACGCCGACAACCCCGTCAATCTCGCCGCCATCCTGCGTCAACTGGTCGCATCACCCATGCCAGTCGTGTTCCCCCAACATCCCCGGACGCGGCGCAACATCAGGACGTTCGGGCTTGACCACCTCGCCTGCCAGCTCCGGCGGACTGAACCACTCGACTATCCGGTGCTGCTCGCCCTCATTCGCCACGCAGCGGGTCTTGTTACCGATTCGGGTGGTATCCAGGAAGAAGCCACGATCCTCAAACGCCCCATCCTCATCATCCGATGCAGTAATGAACGCCCCGAAGTCGAGCACGCCTTCGGCAGCAGGATGCTCCCCTGCGACGAGAGGATCAGCCAGACCCTGGTGACCTGGATACGCAACGCCCCGGCGATCAACGCCCGCCTAGCGAGCCTCCCGACGCCGTTCGGGGACGGTACCGCGTCCAGCCGCGCCGTACAGGCTGTGCGCTCCCGGTTCGGCCACGGCAACCACCAGCACGCCACCGAGGTACGTGAGGCGTAG
- a CDS encoding NUDIX hydrolase: MKLIDVFNDRYEHIGTEDKKIAHAKGLWHRTFSALAINSTTQRVVLQKKAPGRYTFDRPDYADITVGGHYQAGETIPEGVREVHEELGLHITYGDLYPIGLRQTAVTLAPDYIEREFQHWHLIPLDVALEEIPLADAEVSGLVEIALDDAITLADGATDAVPARYATRTDNGLEYSEATLTTADLIPNYLKLDQLYLRLFVAARRFCAGERTHVFW; the protein is encoded by the coding sequence GTGAAACTGATCGACGTTTTCAACGACCGCTATGAACACATCGGCACAGAGGACAAGAAGATCGCTCACGCCAAGGGCTTGTGGCACCGCACCTTTTCGGCGCTCGCGATCAACTCCACTACCCAACGCGTGGTACTTCAGAAGAAGGCTCCGGGGCGGTACACCTTCGATCGACCGGACTACGCTGACATCACCGTAGGCGGCCACTACCAGGCTGGCGAGACGATTCCCGAAGGCGTGCGTGAGGTCCACGAGGAGCTTGGGTTGCACATCACCTACGGCGACCTGTACCCGATCGGCCTGCGACAGACAGCCGTCACCCTCGCCCCCGACTATATCGAGCGGGAGTTCCAGCACTGGCACTTGATCCCCCTGGACGTGGCCCTAGAAGAGATTCCGCTCGCCGACGCCGAAGTGTCCGGCCTGGTGGAGATCGCGCTGGACGACGCGATCACGCTTGCCGACGGCGCCACCGACGCCGTGCCCGCCCGCTACGCCACTCGCACCGACAACGGCCTCGAGTACAGCGAGGCGACTCTGACCACGGCCGACCTGATCCCCAACTACCTCAAACTCGACCAGCTCTACCTGCGTCTGTTCGTCGCCGCACGTCGTTTCTGCGCGGGCGAACGGACGCACGTGTTCTGGTGA
- a CDS encoding sugar phosphate nucleotidyltransferase, translated as MKGMGWTAVVTAAGQATRFRPFSAIVPKEMLPVGHRPALDHVIAECVGAGAATVIVATRPDDLVVSAYVDVLREDGVPVEAVAEDLGHGYGNGTPLLTVRERLAAEESFGVAFGDDVVLGGHDLAAMRVLADDGADAVIAAQLVAHADIASFGVVDIHRDDPDRVIGIRQRPDPATVAEPLAVVSRLILRPSIFELLVPTERARGELDLGVAVGELAQIADVRVHRITGRWVTVGEPRRYLEALQTYWQLQTELADRH; from the coding sequence ATGAAGGGCATGGGCTGGACGGCGGTGGTGACCGCAGCGGGGCAAGCGACGCGGTTCCGGCCGTTTAGCGCCATCGTCCCGAAGGAGATGCTGCCGGTCGGGCATCGCCCCGCCCTCGACCACGTGATCGCCGAATGTGTGGGAGCCGGAGCCGCCACCGTCATCGTCGCGACCCGGCCCGATGACCTTGTCGTGTCCGCCTACGTGGACGTGTTGCGTGAGGATGGCGTGCCGGTGGAGGCGGTCGCCGAGGACCTCGGGCACGGCTACGGCAATGGCACACCGCTGCTCACTGTCCGGGAGAGGCTCGCCGCAGAAGAGTCGTTCGGCGTAGCGTTCGGTGACGATGTGGTGCTGGGTGGACACGACCTCGCCGCAATGCGGGTCCTAGCCGATGACGGGGCCGACGCCGTGATCGCGGCACAACTGGTTGCCCATGCCGACATCGCGTCGTTCGGTGTCGTCGACATCCATCGCGACGATCCCGACCGTGTGATCGGCATCCGACAACGGCCCGACCCCGCAACCGTCGCGGAGCCCCTCGCGGTCGTCTCCCGGCTGATCCTGCGACCCTCGATCTTCGAACTGCTCGTCCCGACAGAGCGGGCTCGGGGAGAACTCGACCTTGGCGTTGCGGTCGGCGAACTCGCCCAGATCGCTGACGTACGGGTACACCGGATCACCGGACGCTGGGTCACCGTCGGTGAGCCACGCCGATACCTCGAGGCCCTCCAGACCTACTGGCAACTCCAGACCGAACTCGCCGACCGCCACTGA
- a CDS encoding phosphoenolpyruvate carboxykinase (ATP): protein MAFTIAAPPEWLSAQRAYLSDFLTTPPRELVLAAFNIRVHTDGAAFRQVAEVIRRSPTTGIVEPVTGLLMKEARQATGRRCYVIATDNVEHQPGAYAVAVQGQDIDLFVHAGTGNAHRYPIRLVREAMLRTYEDAGGVIFHAAGVDVDGVAVMVCGPRGAGKTTVTAALLRSPGAALLSNDRLVVYQGDHVIAVPLPVPTARGTIQAFPELEHLVHRRTADGSEFDRMPADFGSVVKHAFTAREFAEAFGASLIARSTLRLVVVPRLADTDEPARARRLPMAAARRVIAANCFTPRDEFWVRPWLVPRRRTDVQLDNQASAAIEYLATTVPCIEMSFGVRNAVGDLVRALNNATEGLG, encoded by the coding sequence GTGGCGTTCACGATCGCTGCACCACCCGAATGGCTGTCTGCACAGCGCGCGTATCTGTCGGACTTCCTGACAACGCCGCCGAGAGAACTCGTCCTGGCCGCGTTCAACATCCGCGTACACACCGACGGCGCGGCCTTCCGCCAGGTTGCCGAGGTAATCAGGCGCTCGCCGACCACCGGCATCGTCGAGCCGGTTACCGGACTGCTGATGAAGGAGGCACGTCAGGCGACCGGTCGCCGCTGCTACGTCATCGCCACGGACAACGTGGAACACCAACCGGGTGCGTACGCCGTGGCCGTGCAAGGGCAGGACATCGACTTGTTTGTCCATGCTGGCACCGGGAATGCACATCGCTATCCGATCCGGCTTGTGCGGGAGGCCATGCTGCGCACCTATGAGGACGCGGGCGGAGTCATCTTCCACGCGGCCGGTGTCGATGTCGACGGCGTAGCCGTAATGGTCTGCGGACCTCGTGGTGCGGGCAAGACCACTGTGACGGCGGCCCTTCTCCGGTCGCCCGGGGCCGCCCTGCTGTCCAATGATCGGCTTGTCGTCTACCAGGGAGATCACGTCATCGCTGTGCCGTTGCCCGTACCGACCGCAAGAGGCACGATCCAGGCATTTCCTGAGCTGGAGCACCTCGTTCACCGCCGAACCGCCGACGGAAGCGAATTCGACAGGATGCCTGCGGACTTCGGTTCGGTGGTCAAGCACGCCTTCACCGCTCGGGAGTTCGCCGAAGCGTTCGGCGCCAGCCTGATCGCACGGTCGACGTTGCGGCTGGTGGTGGTTCCCAGACTGGCGGACACTGACGAACCGGCCCGCGCGCGTCGCCTGCCGATGGCCGCAGCCCGCCGCGTCATCGCGGCGAACTGCTTCACCCCGCGGGATGAGTTCTGGGTTCGGCCCTGGCTGGTCCCTCGCCGCAGGACGGACGTGCAGCTTGATAACCAGGCAAGCGCCGCTATCGAGTACCTCGCAACGACCGTACCGTGCATTGAGATGAGTTTCGGCGTGCGGAACGCCGTGGGTGATCTCGTCCGCGCCCTGAACAACGCGACGGAAGGTCTTGGATGA
- a CDS encoding YbaK/EbsC family protein: MTFPETFGGLALIPALDNLDLLADPVAAGLRALPEASAARCAVVAIDPELADTAALTEHYGLSLESSANCVVVAGKREGERRFAACLILANTRADVNGVVKRRLDVRKASFAPQQDAVDLAGMEYGGITAVGLPAEWPLLLDPAVVAAEWVVIGSGLRRSKLVVPGAVLPELPGAEVTPGLGRPLG, translated from the coding sequence ATGACCTTCCCCGAGACCTTCGGCGGGCTGGCGCTGATCCCGGCCCTGGACAACCTCGACCTGCTCGCCGATCCGGTCGCGGCCGGGCTGCGGGCGCTGCCCGAGGCCTCGGCGGCCCGCTGTGCCGTCGTCGCGATCGATCCGGAGTTGGCCGACACGGCGGCGTTGACCGAGCACTACGGCCTGTCGCTCGAGTCCTCGGCGAACTGCGTGGTCGTCGCGGGCAAGCGCGAGGGCGAACGTCGGTTCGCGGCCTGTCTGATCTTGGCGAACACCCGCGCCGACGTGAACGGCGTCGTCAAGCGGCGCCTGGACGTGCGCAAGGCCTCGTTCGCCCCGCAGCAGGACGCCGTCGACCTCGCGGGCATGGAGTACGGCGGCATCACCGCCGTCGGCCTGCCCGCCGAGTGGCCGCTGCTGCTCGACCCGGCGGTGGTGGCCGCCGAGTGGGTCGTCATCGGCAGCGGCCTTCGGCGCAGCAAGCTCGTCGTGCCCGGCGCCGTCCTGCCCGAGCTGCCTGGTGCGGAGGTCACTCCCGGCCTCGGTCGCCCGCTCGGCTGA
- the purU gene encoding formyltetrahydrofolate deformylase encodes MSRVERRYVISLGCPDRTGIVATIAGFLAELGGWIVEASYHTDPDTNWFFTRQEVRVDSLALTAEELRERFAPVAASLGERTEWRISDTGERQRVVILVSKAAHCLYDLLGRVAAGELDVEVSAVIGNHDGLAAVTQAHGIPFHHVRFPRAGTDEAARLAAFAEIRKIVDSHDPHAVVLARFMQVLPVELCAAWAGRAINIHHSFLPSFIGARPYHQAHVRGVKLVGATCHYVTAELDAGPIIEQDVIRVDHTDSIDDMVRKGRDIEKVVLARGLRSHLEDRVLMHGNRTVVF; translated from the coding sequence GTGTCGAGAGTTGAACGCCGTTACGTGATCTCCCTGGGCTGCCCGGACCGCACGGGAATCGTCGCCACGATCGCGGGCTTCCTCGCGGAACTGGGCGGGTGGATCGTCGAGGCGTCGTACCACACCGATCCGGACACCAACTGGTTCTTCACCCGCCAGGAGGTCCGCGTCGACTCGCTGGCGTTGACCGCGGAGGAGCTGCGCGAGCGGTTCGCCCCGGTCGCCGCGAGCCTCGGCGAGCGGACCGAATGGCGGATCAGCGACACGGGCGAGCGACAGCGCGTCGTGATCCTGGTGTCCAAGGCCGCGCACTGCCTGTACGACCTGCTGGGGCGGGTGGCGGCGGGCGAATTGGACGTCGAGGTCAGCGCCGTCATCGGCAATCACGACGGCCTCGCCGCCGTCACGCAGGCGCACGGCATCCCGTTCCACCACGTCCGATTCCCTCGGGCGGGAACGGACGAGGCGGCCCGGCTGGCGGCCTTCGCCGAGATCCGCAAGATCGTCGACTCCCACGACCCGCACGCCGTCGTCCTCGCGCGGTTCATGCAGGTCTTGCCGGTCGAGCTGTGCGCGGCATGGGCGGGCCGGGCGATCAACATCCACCACAGCTTCCTGCCCTCGTTCATCGGCGCCCGGCCCTACCACCAGGCGCACGTCCGAGGCGTGAAGCTGGTCGGCGCGACCTGCCACTACGTGACGGCGGAACTCGACGCGGGCCCGATCATCGAGCAGGACGTGATCCGGGTCGACCACACCGACTCCATCGACGACATGGTCCGCAAGGGCCGCGACATCGAGAAGGTGGTGCTGGCCAGGGGACTGCGCTCGCACCTGGAGGATCGGGTGCTGATGCACGGCAACCGCACGGTGGTCTTCTAG
- a CDS encoding TetR/AcrR family transcriptional regulator: MTTHGTPSTAGTPRPLRADARRNRERLIHIARELFAEQGVGAPLDTVATRAGVGPGTLYRHFPTRQALLDAVFRERIERLCAQARDLLDAPSPGAALRTWLGMALADAGVVHGVAATALITFQDDESGDEVSCHDLLHRAAASLLTRAQQKGEIRADLTAPELIRLVAGILTAAEHRDGDRTEPDRAVADRMLTLMMEGIEPRTPLS, from the coding sequence ATGACCACCCATGGCACCCCGTCGACCGCAGGCACTCCCCGGCCCCTGCGCGCCGACGCTCGACGCAACAGGGAACGGCTGATCCACATCGCCCGAGAGCTCTTCGCCGAACAGGGCGTCGGCGCCCCGCTCGACACGGTGGCCACCCGGGCAGGCGTCGGGCCGGGCACCCTGTACCGCCACTTCCCCACTCGCCAGGCGCTGCTGGACGCGGTGTTCCGCGAACGGATCGAGAGGCTGTGCGCGCAGGCCCGGGACCTGCTCGACGCGCCGTCCCCCGGCGCGGCCCTGCGTACGTGGTTGGGCATGGCGCTCGCCGACGCGGGCGTCGTGCACGGCGTCGCGGCCACGGCGTTGATCACCTTCCAGGACGACGAGTCCGGCGACGAGGTGTCCTGCCACGACCTGCTGCACCGGGCGGCGGCCTCGCTGCTCACCCGCGCCCAGCAGAAAGGCGAGATCCGCGCCGACCTGACGGCGCCCGAGCTGATCAGACTGGTCGCCGGAATCCTGACCGCCGCCGAGCACCGCGACGGAGACCGGACGGAGCCGGACCGGGCCGTGGCCGACCGGATGTTGACGCTCATGATGGAGGGGATCGAGCCGAGGACGCCGCTGAGCTGA
- a CDS encoding TIGR03620 family F420-dependent LLM class oxidoreductase — translation MTEHGVRRLPDLGRVGVWTNGTAWQSPERNAELAAEVEELGYGAVWLSEGVTRDPFLDADAMLRATSRLTLATGIAVISLRQPWAVNALTARLADAHPDRFLLGLGTSNAAFVRDLLGLPFDKPLAAMRDYLTGLDAARAATAAMGLDVAGPRQPRVLSALGPKMLALAGSHAEGTHTYLVPPEHTALARQTLGPGPLVVPEQAVVLSTDHEVVRRRARAHVGSYLARPAYPANWIRLGFTEDDLVDGGSDRLVDAVVVGGDAAAIRARVQAHLDAGADHVCIQALGDDSTTVDVDQWRELAPALLS, via the coding sequence ATGACCGAGCACGGAGTTCGCCGCCTGCCCGACCTGGGCCGAGTCGGTGTCTGGACCAACGGCACGGCCTGGCAGTCGCCCGAGCGCAACGCCGAACTCGCCGCCGAGGTGGAAGAGCTGGGTTACGGCGCGGTCTGGTTGAGCGAGGGAGTCACCCGCGACCCCTTCCTGGACGCCGACGCCATGCTCCGCGCCACGAGCAGGCTCACCCTCGCCACCGGGATCGCCGTCATCTCGCTGCGGCAGCCGTGGGCCGTCAACGCCCTCACCGCTCGGCTCGCGGACGCCCACCCGGATCGCTTCCTGCTCGGCCTCGGCACCAGCAACGCCGCCTTCGTCCGGGACCTGCTCGGCCTGCCGTTCGACAAGCCCCTCGCCGCGATGCGCGACTACCTGACCGGCCTCGACGCTGCCCGCGCCGCCACGGCCGCCATGGGCCTCGACGTCGCAGGGCCCAGACAGCCCAGGGTGTTGTCGGCCCTTGGGCCGAAGATGCTGGCCCTGGCAGGCAGCCACGCCGAGGGGACCCACACCTACCTGGTGCCGCCCGAGCACACCGCGCTGGCCAGGCAGACGCTCGGCCCCGGCCCGCTGGTGGTGCCGGAACAGGCGGTGGTGCTCAGCACCGATCACGAGGTGGTGCGGCGGCGGGCCCGAGCCCACGTGGGCAGCTATCTGGCGCGGCCCGCCTACCCGGCCAACTGGATCAGGCTGGGCTTCACCGAGGACGACCTCGTCGACGGCGGCAGCGATCGGCTGGTGGACGCCGTGGTCGTGGGCGGGGACGCGGCGGCGATCCGCGCCCGAGTGCAGGCCCACCTGGACGCGGGCGCCGACCACGTCTGCATTCAGGCGCTCGGGGACGACTCGACGACCGTGGACGTCGACCAGTGGCGAGAACTGGCGCCCGCCCTGCTCTCCTGA
- a CDS encoding class I SAM-dependent methyltransferase produces the protein MAKRVPRLAAGRARTLGLPTRGTTNPNRLRRVDRWMTGTAAVTRTLRAAEDPLVVDLGYGSSPVTTLEMARRLHAVRADLRVLGLEIDQERVAAAQPTARPPALEFARGGFELAGRRPALIRAFNVLRQYSEADAAEAWRTLLGRLAPGGLLVEGTCDEIGRRCCWVTLTEAGPSTLTLACRPADIERPSDLAERLPKSLIHRNVPGERVHALFTDLDACWANAAPVSPFGPRARWVETVSRLADRGWPLRDVRRRSRLGELTLNWSSVAPVS, from the coding sequence ATGGCGAAACGGGTGCCCCGGCTGGCGGCCGGGCGGGCTCGAACGCTGGGGCTGCCCACCAGGGGGACGACCAACCCCAACCGGCTGCGCCGGGTGGACCGGTGGATGACGGGGACTGCGGCGGTGACGCGAACCCTGCGCGCCGCCGAAGATCCGCTGGTGGTCGATCTCGGCTACGGCTCCTCACCGGTCACCACCCTGGAGATGGCGCGGAGGCTGCACGCGGTACGGGCCGACCTGCGCGTGTTGGGGCTGGAGATCGATCAGGAGCGCGTCGCGGCGGCGCAGCCGACGGCACGGCCGCCCGCGCTGGAGTTCGCCAGAGGCGGCTTCGAACTCGCAGGTCGCAGGCCTGCCCTCATCCGGGCGTTCAACGTGCTGCGCCAGTACTCCGAGGCCGACGCGGCCGAGGCGTGGCGGACGCTGCTCGGCAGGCTCGCGCCGGGCGGGCTGCTCGTCGAGGGCACCTGTGACGAGATCGGCCGTCGATGCTGCTGGGTGACGCTCACCGAGGCAGGCCCGTCGACCCTCACCCTGGCGTGTCGCCCCGCCGACATCGAACGGCCGTCGGACCTGGCCGAGCGGCTCCCCAAGTCGCTGATCCACCGCAACGTGCCGGGTGAGCGGGTGCACGCCCTCTTCACCGACCTCGATGCCTGCTGGGCCAACGCGGCGCCGGTGAGTCCGTTCGGGCCGAGGGCGCGCTGGGTGGAGACGGTGTCCAGGCTGGCCGACCGGGGCTGGCCGCTGCGAGACGTCCGACGCCGCAGTCGGCTCGGGGAGCTGACCCTGAACTGGTCCAGTGTGGCGCCCGTGTCCTGA
- a CDS encoding DUF2505 domain-containing protein, which produces MARPIQFSVRTDDLKPEKLYLLLVDEEYLAGRLRRLGGPNAALISRQADDAGATVQLRHGISAGDLPKAVRSLAPNGIVIDRTETWTRVDDQRYEGVVIAEVEGARVRIEGRMLVEAHGIGAQMLGTGTVTARIPLMGGMVEGLVAEEVSKLLNAESRFTLDVIAGRPTD; this is translated from the coding sequence ATGGCCCGTCCCATCCAGTTCAGCGTGCGCACCGATGACCTCAAGCCGGAGAAGCTCTATCTCCTCCTAGTCGACGAGGAGTACCTGGCGGGCAGGCTGCGTCGGCTGGGCGGCCCGAACGCCGCACTGATCAGCAGACAGGCCGACGACGCGGGCGCGACCGTGCAGTTGCGGCACGGGATCTCCGCAGGCGATCTGCCCAAGGCGGTGCGCTCGCTAGCCCCGAACGGGATCGTGATCGACCGCACCGAGACGTGGACCCGCGTCGACGATCAGCGGTACGAGGGCGTCGTGATCGCCGAGGTCGAGGGCGCACGGGTCCGGATCGAGGGCCGGATGCTCGTCGAGGCGCACGGCATCGGGGCGCAGATGCTGGGCACCGGCACCGTCACCGCCCGCATTCCGCTGATGGGCGGCATGGTGGAGGGTCTGGTGGCCGAGGAGGTCAGCAAGCTGCTGAACGCCGAATCGCGATTCACGCTCGACGTGATCGCGGGCAGGCCGACGGACTGA